A window from Mixophyes fleayi isolate aMixFle1 chromosome 12, aMixFle1.hap1, whole genome shotgun sequence encodes these proteins:
- the CKB gene encoding creatine kinase B-type, with protein sequence MPFGNTHNTMKMKYCVDEEFPDLSVHNNHMSKVLTTELYEKLRGRQTPSGFTVDDVIQTGVDNPGHPYIMTVGCVAGDEESYDEFKELFDPIIEDRHGGYKPTDQHKTDLNSENLKGGDDLDPNYVISSRVRTGRSIKGFCLPPHCSRGERRGIEKLSVEALASLDGDLNGKYYALKSMTDEEQQQLIDDHFLFDKPVSPLLLASGMARDWPDARGIWHNDNKTFLVWINEEDHLRVISMQKGGNMNEVFKRFCDGLKKIECSFKNKGYQFMWNQHLGYVLTCPSNLGTGLRAGVHVKLPNLCKNEKFGDILKRLRLQKRGTGGVDTAAVGGIFDVSNADRLGFSEVELVQMVVDGVKLLIEMEKRLEKGQAITDLIPAQK encoded by the exons ATGCCTTTCGGcaacacccacaacaccatgaaAATGAAGTACTGCGTGGACGAGGAGTTCCCAGACCTGAGTGTCCATAACAACCATATGTCTAAGGTGCTGACAACGGAGCTGTACGAGAAACTGAGGGGAAGACAGACGCCAAGTGGATTTACAGTGGATGATGTCATTCAAACTGGGGTTGACAACCCAG GTCACCCCTATATTATGACCGTAGGATGTGTCGCTGGGGATGAAGAATCCTATGATGAGTTCAAGGAGCTTTTTGACCCCATCATTGAGGACAGACATGGGGGCTACAAACCAACAGATCAGCACAAGACAGACCTGAACTCTGAAAACCTGAAG GGTGGTGACGATCTGGACCCAAACTACGTCATCAGCTCCCGTGTCAGAACCGGCAGGAGCATCAAGGGATTCTGCCTCCCACCTCACTGCAGCCGCGGAGAAAGGAGAGGCATTGAGAAGCTCTCCGTTGAAG CTCTGGCTAGTCTGGACGGCGACCTGAATGGGAAGTACTATGCTCTCAAGagcatgacagatgaagagcaacaGCAGCTTATTGACGATCACTTCCTCTTTGACAAGCCcgtctctcctctcctcttgGCCTCTGGAATGGCCCGGGACTGGCCTGACGCCAGGGGAATCTG GCACAATGACAACAAGACTTTCCTTGTCTGGATCAATGAGGAGGATCATCTCCGCGTGATCTCAATGCAGAAGGGCGGTAACATGAACGAGGTCTTCAAGAGGTTCTGTGACGGGCTGAAGAAG attgaaTGTTCTTTTAAGAACAAAGGCTACCAATTCATGTGGAACCAACATCTTGGGTATGTCCTAACTTGTCCCTCCAACCTTGGGACTGGTCTCCGTGCTGGTGTCCACGTCAAGTTGCCAAATTTGTGCAAGAATGAAAAGTTTGGAGACATTTTGAAGAGGCTCAGGCTGCAGAAGAGAGGAACag GTGGCGTTGATACCGCAGCTGTTGGTGGAATCTTTGACGTATCCAACGCCGACCGTCTGGGCTTCTCCGAGGTGGAACTGGTTCAGATGGTGGTTGATGGCGTGAAGCTCCTTATCGAGATGGAAAAGCGCCTGGAGAAGGGCCAAGCCATCACTGACCTCATCCCGGCACAGAAATGA